From a region of the bacterium genome:
- a CDS encoding ABC transporter ATP-binding protein: MSLLEATGVTVRYHGHDEQGRRQLWAAVDGVSLTLAQGERVGIIGESGSGKTTLGKALLGIEPVAQGTILFRGQNVHGLKGQALETFRRGAQMIFQDPMGALNPRMTIGATLGEVLSVHKLATSVERPARINELLQQVGLDNGYTRRYPHEFSGGQRQRIGIARALALNPYLLVADEPVSALDVSVQAQILNLIRDLSEARHMAVLLVAHDLAVVNYVCQRVLIMYKGQVVEEGVAQEVFRNPRHPYTQMLKSSVPDPDDIRKPLDIEPGSATDPALQPMFKHAEGCPFAPRCVQAKEKCFTEKPGSREADSGWHVRCHFA; encoded by the coding sequence ATGTCATTATTGGAAGCAACTGGCGTAACCGTCCGTTATCACGGTCATGATGAACAGGGCAGGCGCCAATTATGGGCGGCTGTCGATGGCGTTTCCCTCACCTTGGCGCAGGGAGAACGTGTAGGGATTATTGGCGAAAGTGGGTCTGGCAAAACGACGCTGGGGAAAGCGTTACTGGGAATTGAGCCGGTGGCGCAGGGAACCATTTTATTCCGCGGCCAGAATGTGCATGGTCTCAAAGGTCAGGCATTGGAAACCTTCCGGCGAGGTGCCCAGATGATTTTCCAGGATCCAATGGGGGCCTTGAATCCGCGTATGACGATTGGGGCGACGTTGGGTGAGGTGTTGTCAGTTCATAAACTTGCCACCAGTGTGGAGCGGCCCGCTAGAATCAACGAACTTCTGCAGCAGGTGGGGCTGGATAACGGTTATACCCGGCGTTATCCCCATGAATTCAGTGGGGGACAGCGGCAGAGGATTGGCATTGCTCGGGCGCTTGCCTTAAATCCATACTTACTGGTGGCAGATGAGCCGGTATCCGCGTTGGATGTATCGGTGCAGGCTCAAATTCTCAATCTGATCCGTGATTTAAGTGAGGCGCGGCATATGGCCGTGTTGTTGGTGGCTCACGATCTAGCCGTGGTCAATTATGTGTGCCAACGGGTGTTGATCATGTACAAGGGGCAGGTAGTTGAGGAGGGGGTGGCACAAGAGGTGTTCCGGAATCCGCGCCATCCTTATACGCAGATGTTGAAGTCATCCGTACCTGATCCTGATGACATCCGAAAACCTTTGGATATTGAACCTGGTTCTGCTACCGATCCGGCCCTACAGCCAATGTTTAAGCACGCTGAAGGCTGTCCCTTCGCTCCGCGATGCGTTCAGGCCAAGGAGAAATGTTTCACTGAAAAACCGGGCTCTCGGGAAGCCGATTCGGGATGGCATGTAAGGTGCCATTTCGCGTAA
- a CDS encoding ABC transporter ATP-binding protein, with protein sequence MLSVSDLKISFSSDEGTIRAVDGVDLVVNENETVALVGESGCGKSLTALALARLVTGPGLSLTGAIRVAGEDILAMPESRLRAIRGATLSYIFQDPSSSLNPVLRVGDQIAEVIRLHRKVPHVTAEIVRLMHLVGLPNPESRRKAYPHEFSGGMQQRVMIAMALACQPRMLVADEPTTALDVTIQAQIFTLLRELQLQLKMAVLLITHNLGLVASNAARVYVMYCGQVVESGSVEEVLGHAAHPYTKGLLAAVPRLNRPVERMKGIEGSVPHPARLPAGCRFHPRCPFAGEVCRQKEPVMESVKEGHSVRCHYWKQLA encoded by the coding sequence ATGCTTTCTGTCTCTGATCTGAAGATCTCGTTTTCTTCAGATGAAGGAACCATTCGTGCTGTGGATGGGGTGGATCTGGTTGTGAATGAAAACGAGACTGTGGCATTGGTCGGGGAAAGCGGCTGCGGGAAGAGTCTGACTGCGCTGGCTCTGGCGCGGTTGGTTACCGGGCCAGGGCTAAGTTTGACTGGAGCGATTCGGGTGGCAGGCGAGGATATTCTGGCGATGCCGGAATCACGGTTGAGAGCCATTCGCGGCGCTACGCTCTCTTATATTTTCCAAGATCCATCTTCCTCACTCAACCCTGTTTTGCGAGTGGGCGATCAGATCGCTGAAGTCATTCGGCTCCATCGGAAGGTGCCCCATGTTACGGCCGAAATCGTCCGGTTGATGCATTTGGTGGGACTGCCAAATCCCGAATCGCGCCGTAAGGCCTATCCGCATGAGTTTAGCGGGGGGATGCAGCAGCGTGTGATGATTGCCATGGCACTGGCGTGTCAGCCCCGTATGCTCGTGGCGGATGAGCCGACTACTGCTTTGGATGTGACCATTCAGGCTCAAATTTTCACACTGCTCCGTGAGCTTCAATTGCAGTTAAAGATGGCTGTGCTTTTGATCACCCATAATCTGGGGTTAGTGGCCAGCAATGCGGCGCGCGTATACGTGATGTATTGCGGGCAGGTTGTGGAGTCCGGTTCAGTTGAGGAGGTGCTTGGCCATGCGGCGCATCCCTATACGAAGGGCTTGCTGGCGGCGGTTCCGCGTCTGAACAGGCCCGTGGAAAGGATGAAGGGGATTGAGGGATCTGTGCCGCATCCTGCCCGCCTCCCTGCGGGTTGCCGGTTTCATCCCCGATGTCCTTTTGCGGGTGAGGTATGTCGGCAGAAAGAGCCGGTTATGGAAAGTGTGAAGGAAGGACACAGCGTGCGATGTCATTATTGGAAGCAACTGGCGTAA
- a CDS encoding exodeoxyribonuclease VII small subunit: MAKKKTDEQAVGTENIGFEKALARLETIVEEMESGTLSLEDMMKRFEEGQALVKLCSGKLNQVERRIEILVKEGESVTAEPFADSAAPAEEPADEPGNGLPF, encoded by the coding sequence ATGGCGAAAAAGAAAACGGATGAACAGGCAGTGGGGACGGAAAACATCGGTTTTGAGAAGGCGCTGGCCCGGCTCGAAACGATTGTCGAGGAGATGGAGAGCGGGACGCTGAGCCTGGAAGACATGATGAAGCGATTTGAGGAAGGCCAGGCATTGGTGAAACTCTGCTCTGGAAAATTAAATCAGGTCGAGCGACGTATCGAGATCCTGGTTAAGGAAGGAGAATCCGTAACAGCGGAACCTTTTGCGGACAGTGCGGCCCCAGCCGAAGAGCCTGCTGACGAACCCGGTAATGGCCTGCCATTCTGA
- the xseA gene encoding exodeoxyribonuclease VII large subunit, translating into MNPAVFTVTELTKQIRRLIEGNFGAVTVEGELSNVRIPPSGHCYFTIKDEAAQLRGVIWRSDMRGLLFVPRDGMRVRAHGALTVYDRDGSYQIAVRRMEEGGKGSLQAAFEALKKKLAAEGLFDVDRKRKLPLLPQHIGVVTSPTGAAIRDILNVLCRRFPNLHVVIAPARVQGIGAAEEIAAAIDLLNKMGTVEVMIVGRGGGSLEDLWCFNEEIVARAIVRSDIPVISAVGHETDFTICDFVADLRAATPSAAAEIVVGRKDEFLETLRTQSRLMTRLLKHSLLEVKSRFKAASCSYVFREPGNAARVYRQRLERLQTQTRHALERQFREGQQQTDDLGVRMTHSLKLVFASRVQQVHGLERQLNAFNPLAVLKRGYSITFNAEGRAIRRAVDVKPGERVLTKVGEGEFTSEVTHGEKENG; encoded by the coding sequence ATGAATCCTGCCGTTTTCACTGTAACCGAATTAACGAAGCAGATTCGTCGTCTCATTGAGGGGAATTTCGGGGCTGTAACCGTTGAGGGCGAACTTTCCAACGTACGGATACCGCCTTCAGGTCACTGCTATTTCACTATTAAGGATGAGGCCGCACAACTTCGCGGGGTGATCTGGCGTAGCGATATGCGGGGATTACTGTTTGTGCCGCGGGACGGCATGCGCGTGCGAGCTCATGGTGCCTTGACCGTTTATGATCGTGACGGCAGCTACCAGATAGCGGTTCGCCGGATGGAAGAAGGCGGGAAGGGCTCACTCCAGGCCGCCTTCGAGGCCTTGAAGAAGAAATTGGCGGCAGAGGGGCTGTTTGATGTGGATCGAAAGCGCAAACTGCCCCTGTTGCCTCAACATATTGGCGTGGTCACGTCACCGACTGGTGCTGCTATCCGGGATATACTGAATGTCCTGTGCCGCCGGTTTCCCAATTTGCACGTGGTCATTGCGCCAGCCCGGGTGCAGGGAATCGGGGCGGCCGAGGAGATTGCCGCAGCAATTGATTTACTCAACAAGATGGGTACGGTTGAGGTGATGATTGTCGGACGAGGCGGGGGGAGCCTCGAAGATCTCTGGTGCTTCAATGAGGAGATTGTGGCTCGAGCTATCGTTCGCTCGGATATCCCGGTTATTTCGGCGGTGGGCCATGAGACGGATTTTACGATTTGTGATTTTGTGGCCGATCTCCGGGCGGCCACCCCGTCAGCGGCGGCTGAGATCGTGGTGGGGCGCAAGGATGAATTTTTGGAGACACTCCGGACCCAGTCCCGGTTGATGACGCGGCTTCTGAAGCATTCTTTGCTTGAGGTGAAAAGTCGATTTAAGGCTGCGTCATGCAGTTATGTGTTCAGGGAACCGGGCAATGCCGCACGGGTGTATCGGCAACGACTGGAGCGATTGCAAACCCAGACACGCCATGCCCTTGAACGGCAGTTCAGGGAGGGACAGCAGCAGACTGACGATTTAGGAGTGCGGATGACGCACTCGCTCAAGCTGGTGTTTGCAAGTCGGGTTCAGCAGGTACATGGATTGGAGCGGCAACTGAATGCCTTCAATCCGCTGGCGGTATTGAAGCGCGGATACAGCATCACGTTTAATGCTGAGGGCCGGGCCATCCGGCGTGCGGTTGACGTTAAGCCGGGTGAACGGGTTTTAACCAAAGTGGGCGAAGGTGAATTTACATCAGAGGTGACTCATGGCGAAAAAGAAAACGGATGA
- a CDS encoding TIGR00282 family metallophosphoesterase codes for MIVLMVGDMVGGPGRKIFARIAGRMKQDGQVDLIVANAENSAGGKGTSRIIAGELFDAGADVLTMGDHMWDQKDIIPYLEVEKRIIRPANFAPGCPGRGVVTVDTPKGRVTVISLIGRVFMPPMDCPFRTVDTLLSKEPNMGKVILVDFHAEATSEKIAMGRHLDGRVSAVVGTHTHVQTSDEVILPKKTAYLTDLGMTGPKDSIIGRDYVSVMGKFITGMPSKFEIAEGNVALEGALIDVDEATGRARKITRIREFLDHPK; via the coding sequence ATGATTGTATTAATGGTGGGCGATATGGTTGGGGGGCCGGGGCGCAAGATCTTCGCAAGGATTGCGGGCCGGATGAAGCAGGATGGTCAGGTGGATCTGATTGTTGCCAATGCCGAAAATTCGGCGGGGGGCAAAGGAACCAGCCGGATTATTGCCGGCGAATTGTTTGATGCCGGGGCCGATGTCCTGACCATGGGTGACCATATGTGGGATCAGAAGGATATCATCCCTTATTTGGAGGTTGAGAAACGGATTATTCGTCCTGCAAATTTCGCGCCGGGTTGCCCGGGGCGTGGTGTGGTGACTGTGGATACCCCAAAGGGCCGTGTCACAGTGATCAGCCTGATTGGTCGAGTATTCATGCCCCCCATGGACTGTCCGTTTCGCACCGTGGATACGCTGTTAAGCAAGGAGCCGAACATGGGGAAGGTGATTCTGGTTGATTTCCATGCTGAGGCGACCTCTGAAAAAATCGCCATGGGGCGCCATCTTGACGGGCGGGTGAGTGCGGTGGTGGGAACCCATACCCATGTTCAGACGTCTGATGAAGTTATTCTTCCCAAAAAGACGGCGTATCTGACCGATCTGGGGATGACGGGGCCGAAAGACTCCATTATCGGGCGGGATTATGTTTCGGTGATGGGTAAGTTTATTACCGGAATGCCGTCAAAATTCGAAATTGCCGAGGGTAATGTGGCGTTGGAAGGGGCGTTGATTGATGTGGATGAGGCCACGGGGCGAGCCCGGAAAATCACACGTATTCGGGAGTTTCTGGATCATCCAAAATGA